The Candidatus Woesearchaeota archaeon genome window below encodes:
- a CDS encoding phosphate uptake regulator PhoU — protein sequence MHAIRRIIGFGKSSYVVSLPKKWVQDNHLNKGDTLHLIEQSPHLVISPAEQIPKAIERRQDINVDGKSMGGVKAEIIAGYVSGNDIIVIAGKQLELYVREIKSTIRNLAGLEILEQTPEKIIAKDLLNLQEVSLQHSVRRMDIIVRSMLQDAAEPWTTDNYASIAERDIDVNRLHFLSHRVINKALIDPRIAKLMEKTPFELLRHWHIIVCLEKIGDQTKRMRRYLHPSGLDKETAVALCQKQRNLFEEYNRTMQAFYKDDKESALATELKNKEIILDLNTFLESHYNTSTIRIIEIMKSTASSIKHIARFTLEH from the coding sequence ATGCATGCAATAAGACGTATTATCGGCTTTGGCAAGAGCTCGTATGTCGTATCATTACCTAAGAAATGGGTACAAGATAATCACCTCAACAAAGGGGATACGCTCCATCTTATCGAGCAGAGTCCTCACTTGGTTATTTCTCCTGCTGAGCAAATACCTAAAGCTATTGAACGACGACAAGATATCAATGTTGATGGTAAATCCATGGGCGGGGTAAAGGCAGAGATCATAGCGGGATATGTGAGTGGTAATGATATCATTGTCATTGCGGGAAAACAACTCGAATTATATGTGCGTGAGATTAAGAGTACCATCCGAAATTTAGCAGGACTTGAAATTTTAGAGCAGACCCCGGAAAAAATCATTGCAAAGGATCTGCTGAACCTCCAAGAGGTTTCGTTGCAACATTCTGTCAGGAGAATGGATATTATTGTGCGGAGTATGCTCCAAGATGCTGCTGAGCCATGGACAACAGATAATTATGCGAGTATTGCAGAGCGAGATATTGACGTTAATAGGCTTCATTTTCTCAGTCATCGGGTGATCAACAAAGCATTGATTGATCCTCGCATTGCAAAATTGATGGAAAAAACACCCTTTGAACTCCTCCGTCATTGGCACATTATTGTTTGTTTGGAAAAAATAGGGGATCAGACAAAACGGATGAGGAGGTATTTACATCCATCTGGGCTCGATAAAGAAACTGCTGTTGCACTCTGCCAGAAACAGAGAAATCTCTTCGAAGAATACAACCGAACCATGCAGGCCTTTTACAAAGATGATAAAGAAAGTGCTCTTGCCACCGAGCTCAAGAATAAGGAAATTATTTTGGACCTCAACACCTTTCTTGAATCTCACTACAATACTTCAACCATACGAATCATTGAGATCATGAAGAGCACAGCAAGCAGCATCAAACACATTGCCCGTTTTACCTTGGAACATTAA
- a CDS encoding methyltransferase, with the protein MDKIPREALVRDLEAKLQHGDYVSSFFDYLGVDPIFIGRGTLGPEQSWVAQHFTEYLVLHPHLYRGKDVLDMGTGSGVQGVVVARGGAKNVVAVDKSLFALRSARRNARGLENMRVVKSNLFDSLPLFLYDVIIFNHPFLEGTPKDDIQGIYITEPQTLERFFDGSRSYLSKGGMILMPFSRLGDHPPERYIRRFGYRVTDQVTLENQFGNHSISVIQQ; encoded by the coding sequence ATGGATAAAATACCGAGAGAGGCACTTGTTAGGGATTTGGAAGCTAAATTACAGCATGGAGATTATGTTAGCTCTTTTTTTGATTATTTAGGAGTTGATCCTATTTTCATTGGTAGGGGAACACTTGGGCCTGAGCAAAGCTGGGTTGCTCAACATTTCACTGAATATTTGGTGCTTCATCCGCATCTTTATCGAGGAAAGGATGTGCTTGACATGGGAACTGGGAGCGGTGTTCAAGGCGTAGTAGTAGCACGTGGAGGAGCAAAGAATGTTGTTGCTGTTGACAAGTCCTTATTTGCCTTGAGAAGTGCTCGAAGAAATGCTCGAGGATTAGAAAATATGAGGGTTGTCAAAAGTAATTTGTTTGATTCATTGCCATTGTTCCTCTATGATGTTATTATTTTTAATCATCCATTTTTAGAAGGAACGCCAAAGGATGATATTCAGGGAATCTACATAACTGAACCGCAAACATTAGAACGATTTTTTGATGGTTCTCGAAGTTATTTATCAAAGGGTGGAATGATTCTCATGCCCTTTTCCCGTTTGGGGGATCATCCTCCTGAACGGTATATCAGAAGATTTGGCTATAGGGTTACTGACCAAGTAACTCTCGAAAATCAGTTTGGTAACCATTCAATAAGCGTTATTCAACAGTAG
- a CDS encoding ATP-binding protein, whose amino-acid sequence MALSKEDVMGILRRKLQDRASTLSHLRTGMDDSYRHHEQKIRESTQYHDQQVREWEERGRQLGLSDKDILGIRSQIAEPEPIRYWKIKDKPVTSIDQVVGPSVSTKDAIDDPTKPHPYRAKVLSPLDKVFIDDVLKDDIVTRVSIPELLEGKEPAYSGVILYGPPGTGKTILLRAICGVYQATGAYSKEVSVAEVNSKWVGDFAKNLESEIKIALREAQQRQKPSFLYFDEASILAEKAGRGAESVSKHYQEPLDTLKRYIGNYRSLVIALSTNLLSESFEDALTREGRLTSYFVDYPNPEQRARMWQHFVGVYKIMELDDVQAQRLAELTPAEQGAFIEEFSRNYKSARKKALLADKGYKTLVDALKHNQSIPDDELNQSITFERVCEDLATALKAKYERTGAGMPEITKGINGSMKLPQ is encoded by the coding sequence ATGGCACTAAGTAAAGAAGATGTAATGGGAATCTTGCGTAGAAAATTACAAGACAGAGCAAGTACACTTTCACATTTAAGAACAGGGATGGATGATAGCTATAGGCATCATGAGCAAAAGATAAGAGAAAGTACACAATATCATGACCAGCAAGTTAGAGAATGGGAAGAACGTGGTCGGCAATTAGGTCTTTCAGATAAGGATATTTTGGGTATACGTAGTCAAATTGCAGAACCTGAACCAATAAGATACTGGAAAATTAAAGACAAACCAGTTACTTCAATTGACCAAGTTGTTGGTCCAAGTGTTTCAACTAAAGATGCGATAGACGACCCTACAAAACCTCATCCATACAGAGCAAAAGTACTGTCTCCTTTAGACAAGGTTTTTATTGATGATGTTCTTAAAGATGATATTGTAACAAGAGTTTCTATTCCAGAATTACTTGAAGGAAAAGAACCAGCTTATAGCGGTGTCATTCTTTATGGTCCACCGGGAACAGGCAAGACCATTTTATTGAGGGCTATTTGTGGAGTTTATCAAGCTACTGGTGCTTACTCTAAAGAAGTTTCTGTTGCTGAAGTAAATAGTAAATGGGTTGGAGATTTTGCAAAAAATTTAGAAAGCGAAATTAAGATCGCACTAAGAGAGGCACAACAGAGGCAAAAACCTTCATTTTTGTATTTTGATGAAGCATCTATCTTGGCGGAAAAAGCTGGAAGGGGAGCAGAATCAGTATCAAAACATTATCAAGAACCACTTGATACATTAAAAAGATATATCGGAAATTACAGGAGTTTAGTAATTGCTCTAAGCACAAATTTATTATCAGAGTCATTCGAGGACGCATTAACAAGAGAAGGTCGTCTTACATCTTATTTTGTTGATTATCCAAACCCAGAACAAAGAGCAAGAATGTGGCAACATTTTGTTGGAGTGTACAAAATAATGGAATTAGATGATGTTCAGGCACAAAGGTTAGCTGAACTTACACCAGCAGAACAAGGCGCATTTATAGAAGAATTCTCAAGAAATTATAAAAGTGCAAGAAAGAAGGCATTACTTGCGGATAAAGGCTATAAAACATTAGTAGATGCACTAAAGCATAACCAAAGCATTCCAGATGATGAATTAAATCAATCAATCACATTTGAAAGAGTTTGTGAAGATTTAGCAACTGCACTAAAGGCAAAATATGAAAGAACTGGAGCTGGAATGCCAGAAATTACAAAGGGAATTAATGGTTCAATGAAATTACCACAATAA
- a CDS encoding pyridoxal phosphate-dependent aminotransferase — translation MRDKLAEVCETVMHLTSLGEKLIELHTIDPQIPDKTIITVARDAISPETSGYSSPRGSEGLRTQLAEKYGVGAASVIVSAGSRFLLHGLMQVLLKQGDNIIIPEPEWAHCLIPTISDRGATVRRVQRKSALNWRFDQDELEERIDYCTKGLLLSNPNNPTGIRFNTQEIGYLATFCKERDLYFIVDTAYEPLAFEKSKTKVENDRLVIVGTFSKGFGMAGFRVGYLISNDKDLLDGIEQFIYDTIQCTSQFTQTVARYVLDHEDEMLDRQVSDYKKKLDDVKGILEESSVCFTEPDSAPLLYLHLNGVDADRFSESLLNNCRVAVCPSTAFGTSNQYVRVSLTAAEEDCIAGVKMICEELKGRR, via the coding sequence ATGAGGGACAAACTTGCGGAAGTTTGTGAAACAGTAATGCATCTCACTTCTCTGGGAGAAAAACTAATAGAGTTACATACCATTGATCCACAGATTCCGGATAAAACAATAATTACCGTAGCAAGAGATGCTATAAGTCCCGAAACCTCTGGTTACAGCTCTCCTCGGGGAAGTGAAGGGTTGAGAACTCAACTAGCCGAGAAGTATGGTGTAGGAGCAGCGAGTGTTATAGTAAGCGCAGGATCACGTTTTTTGTTACATGGTCTCATGCAGGTATTATTGAAACAAGGAGATAACATCATTATTCCAGAACCTGAATGGGCACATTGTCTTATCCCAACTATTAGTGATCGAGGAGCAACAGTCAGGAGGGTTCAGAGAAAATCTGCATTAAACTGGCGGTTTGACCAGGACGAGCTTGAAGAGAGAATTGATTATTGTACGAAAGGACTGTTGTTGAGTAATCCTAACAACCCTACAGGAATCCGTTTTAACACGCAGGAAATAGGTTATTTGGCAACGTTCTGCAAAGAAAGAGATTTGTATTTCATCGTTGATACAGCATATGAGCCGTTAGCTTTTGAAAAATCTAAAACGAAAGTAGAAAATGATCGATTGGTCATCGTTGGAACGTTCTCAAAAGGGTTTGGGATGGCTGGATTTAGAGTAGGTTATCTCATCTCTAATGATAAAGATCTGCTTGATGGGATCGAGCAATTTATTTATGATACCATCCAATGCACTTCTCAGTTTACTCAAACCGTTGCAAGGTATGTTTTAGATCACGAAGATGAAATGCTCGATAGACAAGTCAGCGATTATAAAAAAAAGTTAGATGATGTTAAGGGTATTTTAGAAGAAAGCTCTGTTTGTTTCACCGAGCCTGACAGTGCTCCGCTCTTGTATCTTCATTTGAATGGCGTAGATGCTGACCGTTTCTCTGAATCGCTTCTTAATAATTGTAGGGTAGCAGTTTGTCCAAGTACTGCATTTGGAACATCAAACCAGTATGTAAGAGTTTCATTAACTGCTGCAGAGGAAGATTGTATCGCCGGAGTAAAAATGATCTGTGAAGAATTGAAAGGAAGAAGATGA
- the mutL gene encoding DNA mismatch repair endonuclease MutL — protein sequence MGSIQILPNEIINKIAAGEVIERPASVVKELLENSLDAQATQITVEVKEGGKVSIKVTDNGTGMSKEDAILAIERHATSKIKTIHDLFAITTLGFRGEALASIGAVSLMKIQTKQDRELVGTQVQVEGDGIVGVNEVGCPSGTSIEVKDLFYNTPARRKYLKSTEIEFSHIADVVTRYALANPGIFYKLLHNDNEIFISPATNDMLSNIVSIYGKDVAKDLLAIHFSGDIDVMGYISKPQLTRKDKSQQSLFINKRYVKNSIVSNAVHDAYHTLLFAHRYPIVVLYITIDPTTIDVNVHPQKTEIRVEHESSLYAAVFRAVRNTLQENNLWYTAEGGIQQSTLTVQKPQIHHSGKKRYPLEHTAQTLLPSEEKRRIKEETAPQLPDQLPAPDTEIIVLGQIGKTYLIIEDAQGLQIVDQHAAHERVYYEQFMDTQKEITVQQLVQPKIITVPPHETAIVEQYKDLLQTMGFALEPFGMNTYKLASVPFILGKIPPETIIHDLLDSLQANRNIKDIEELRQKMVATMACRAAIKAGDTLTPPQSKMLVTELFQCRMPYTCPHGRPTVISFTIDTLEKMFKRK from the coding sequence ATGGGCTCAATTCAAATTCTTCCTAATGAGATTATCAACAAAATAGCTGCAGGTGAGGTCATTGAACGACCTGCTTCAGTGGTTAAAGAACTTCTTGAAAATAGTCTCGATGCACAGGCAACCCAGATAACCGTAGAGGTAAAGGAAGGTGGCAAAGTCTCAATAAAGGTAACCGATAATGGCACCGGTATGAGTAAAGAAGATGCTATCCTAGCTATCGAACGTCATGCTACCAGCAAAATCAAAACAATCCATGACCTCTTTGCGATTACCACCCTAGGATTTCGAGGAGAGGCATTGGCAAGTATCGGGGCAGTCTCTCTGATGAAGATACAGACAAAGCAAGATCGTGAGCTTGTTGGTACCCAGGTTCAGGTTGAGGGTGATGGGATTGTAGGGGTTAATGAAGTCGGATGTCCCTCGGGAACAAGCATTGAAGTAAAGGATCTTTTTTACAATACACCTGCACGGAGAAAGTACCTGAAAAGTACTGAAATAGAGTTCTCCCATATAGCCGATGTCGTTACTCGGTATGCGCTAGCAAACCCGGGGATTTTTTATAAACTTCTGCACAATGACAACGAAATCTTTATCAGCCCTGCTACCAATGATATGCTCAGCAATATTGTTTCTATTTATGGTAAGGATGTGGCAAAGGATCTTCTTGCAATCCATTTCTCTGGTGATATTGATGTCATGGGATACATCTCTAAACCACAACTAACAAGAAAAGACAAATCACAGCAAAGTCTTTTTATCAACAAGCGATATGTCAAGAATAGTATCGTCAGTAATGCTGTCCATGATGCCTACCATACCCTCCTCTTTGCTCATCGCTATCCGATCGTGGTTCTCTACATTACCATTGATCCAACAACTATTGATGTGAATGTCCATCCACAGAAAACTGAAATCAGAGTGGAGCATGAAAGCTCTTTGTATGCAGCTGTTTTTCGTGCAGTGCGAAATACCTTACAAGAAAATAACCTTTGGTACACCGCTGAGGGAGGAATCCAACAATCCACACTAACAGTACAAAAACCACAAATTCACCATTCAGGAAAAAAAAGATACCCTTTAGAGCATACAGCACAAACTCTACTTCCAAGCGAAGAAAAAAGAAGAATAAAAGAAGAAACCGCTCCCCAACTTCCTGACCAGTTACCTGCACCTGATACCGAAATTATTGTTTTAGGGCAGATTGGAAAAACATATCTCATTATCGAGGATGCTCAAGGCTTGCAGATTGTTGATCAACATGCGGCTCATGAACGAGTATACTACGAACAGTTTATGGATACACAAAAAGAGATAACAGTGCAACAACTTGTCCAACCAAAAATAATAACCGTTCCTCCACACGAAACAGCGATCGTAGAACAATATAAGGATCTTCTGCAGACAATGGGTTTTGCCTTAGAACCTTTCGGGATGAACACCTATAAACTAGCAAGCGTTCCTTTTATTCTTGGAAAGATTCCTCCAGAAACCATTATCCACGACCTTCTTGACAGTCTGCAAGCAAATAGAAACATCAAAGATATTGAAGAACTACGACAGAAAATGGTTGCAACCATGGCCTGTCGAGCTGCAATAAAGGCAGGAGACACCTTAACTCCTCCACAGAGTAAGATGCTTGTTACTGAACTCTTTCAGTGCCGAATGCCCTACACCTGTCCTCATGGGAGACCAACCGTAATATCATTTACGATTGATACCCTTGAGAAGATGTTTAAACGGAAATAA
- a CDS encoding class I SAM-dependent methyltransferase: MPNYQQAYREKGKEFSAVHQRQASVEAYSRCRYIPPEVIYEVTVRVFEGAPQTVLEAATGNGRFFVPFAAYAQANHPSTRLVGMDISKPMLEELAQGLVGYENTEIHHASLEDAGFFECLHDVDRVFSFATMHILSEHWQHALDNLVACLSPNGKIILGEEINAVFHGTEAMYEHHDYRLTEVREWFSNEVLPGHLNQVVAFFQRYHNLRSEAGLPFTRFNSQVLHGDQSPAERYLRSKGFTQQTFSGRAFSWLKPHSFAEILYCLEQGTVTTLGTDLPDETRQNLKDELQECCRSAGYNLKTELFIPSQIQLHVFER, from the coding sequence ATGCCAAATTATCAACAAGCATATCGAGAAAAAGGTAAAGAGTTTAGTGCTGTCCACCAAAGACAGGCAAGTGTCGAAGCATATAGTAGATGTCGGTATATTCCACCAGAGGTAATCTATGAAGTTACCGTAAGAGTTTTTGAAGGTGCTCCTCAGACAGTTTTGGAAGCTGCAACAGGGAATGGACGATTCTTTGTACCATTTGCAGCATATGCTCAAGCAAACCATCCATCAACACGATTAGTCGGAATGGATATTTCAAAACCAATGCTTGAGGAGCTTGCTCAAGGTTTAGTTGGGTATGAAAATACAGAAATACATCATGCTTCTCTTGAGGATGCAGGATTTTTTGAATGTCTTCATGATGTTGACAGGGTTTTTAGTTTTGCCACGATGCATATTTTATCAGAGCATTGGCAACATGCATTAGACAATCTTGTCGCTTGCCTCTCTCCTAATGGTAAGATCATATTAGGTGAGGAAATAAATGCAGTGTTTCATGGTACTGAGGCAATGTATGAGCACCATGATTATCGATTGACTGAAGTCAGAGAATGGTTTAGCAATGAGGTGCTTCCCGGTCATCTTAATCAAGTGGTTGCATTCTTTCAGCGGTATCATAACCTAAGGTCTGAAGCAGGACTTCCCTTTACGAGATTTAACAGTCAAGTGTTGCATGGTGATCAGAGCCCTGCAGAACGATACCTACGAAGTAAGGGATTTACACAACAAACCTTCTCTGGCAGAGCATTCTCCTGGCTGAAACCTCATTCATTTGCTGAAATCTTGTACTGTCTGGAACAAGGAACGGTAACAACACTTGGCACTGATCTTCCTGATGAGACGAGACAGAATCTGAAAGATGAATTGCAAGAATGTTGTAGATCTGCGGGATACAATCTTAAGACAGAACTCTTCATACCCTCCCAGATACAATTACATGTTTTCGAGAGGTAA